A region of the Methanobrevibacter ruminantium M1 genome:
CTCCAACCACAAATTGCCCATCTTTTATTTTAACATAGAACAGTTTATCAAATCCCTCATCATATTCAGGAACTTCCAATTTTTTATAGGTTGATAGGACTCCCACTCTTGGAATCCTAGCCAAGCCTTCTCTTTGATTGTTTCTTTCCATAGACTCTTCCAAAGGTGAATTGAAGAAGTATCCCCAAATCTCATATCCATTTTCACGGGCAGTTGGAATATAACGTTGGCGATCGAATTTAGTTGGGTTTGTATTGTCTACAACAAATGATTTTCCTTCTTCTATACACATGTTAAAGAATTTTCTTTCCTTGCTTCTTTTTTTAAATGTGTCCAGATTGACATGGGCAAAATCTGGGAAGTATCTTTTATAGAAGCTTGTTTTTCCGCTTCCTTGAATCCCTATAAAAATAACTGCTAATTTTTTATCCATTTAAAAACCTCTTATAGTTATTTTGATTTTTTTAGTATTTATTATCGTGGGATGAAGATTAATGGAAGTTAATAAAAAAAGAAAAGTGAAAAAAAAGAAAGTGTTTAAGATTAATTCGGTTGTATTTAAAAAAATAAAAATTAAATATTTGTTTTTTTTTTTAAAAAAATAAAGAAAATAAAATAGTTAAAAAACTATTTTATTATTTAATTCGGTATTTTAAAGTCCTAGTTAAAGCACTCTTTTAACATCGGTTGCTTTAATCCAGACTTTTTTGCCTCTGTATTTGACGCCAACAAATCCTGGTTTTAACTTTAATATTTGGCTAGAGTAAGTTTCATTGTTGTGATTAAACATTACAGTCTGGCCAAGTTTGAGTTCAATCAATTTGCCATTGATATAAACCTCTTCAACATTGCTTCTTTGTTCGGTAAAGACCAATTGCTTTTGAGCAGGATCTTCTGGCTGTTCTGTAGATACAGATTCTTTTTTAGAAGAGCGAGGCTTTTTGGATTCAATTCCCTTAAGATCTAAAATCTTTTGGGTATTTTCTTCTCTTGCCTTTTTCTCCTCTTCCTCTTTTTCGATTTGCTTATAATCCTCTACAGTGTAGGTGTTAGCTTCTTCTTCGGAAGTTTCATCTGTAACATCCTCGTATGCTTCATCCAATTCGGAATCAATGGTTTTATTGTATTCTTCTTCATTGACTTCCTTATAGATTTCATCTACATCTTCATTAGGTTGATTATAAGCCAAATCATCGATTTCGTCTTCACGGATAGGAGTGATTGTGATTGTGTCTCCGATTTCTTCTATACCGTTTCCAAAGTTGTGGATGTAGTCATCTGGAACTACTTCCTCTTTGATTTCTTCAACCTTATGCTGTTGGGTGTTTGCTCCTCTGAATTTTCTAATGGAGTTTATAGCATCTCTGAATATGTCGTTTCCTCCAGAGCTTGATTGTCTATCGGAATTGATTGTGACAAATTCGTTTTCAGGGCCTTCATCTTCGATTTTCTCTTCTCCTAGGAGAATGTGGAGGTCATCTTGATAAACGCCTTCTGTTTCTAGAGCTTCTATGTAATCGTCAACAGCTTCTACTTCTATTTCTTCAGTAGGTTCTTCTGTAGGTTCTGCTACTTCTATTTCTTCAGTAGGTTCTTCAGTAGGTTCTTCTGTAGGTTCTGCTACTTCTATTTCTTCTGTAGGTTCTTCTGTAGGTTCTGCTTCTACTTTTGGTGCGTCTGATTTTATTTCTCCAGTAGTTTCAGCTTTTACTTCTTCTGCTTTAGGCTCTTCAGCAGGTTTGGTTACTTCTTCTTTGATTTCTTCTGCTTTTGGAGCTTCTACTTTTTCAGCAACTTCTTCTGCAGGTTTTCCTGCTTTTGGAGCTTCTACTTTTTCAGCAACTTCTTCTGCAGGTTTTTCTGCTACTTTAGTTTCTTCAGCTTTAACTTCTTCAGTAGTTTCTTGGACTGGTTCTGCTTCTACTTTTGGAGCTTCTTCAGTTTTTACTTCTTCAGTAGTTTCTTGGACTGGTTCTGCTTCTACTTTTGGAGCTTCCTCAGTTTGAACTTCTTCTTCTACTTTAGGAGCTTCTTCTTCAGCAGTTTCAGCTTTTTCTTCTACTTTAGGAGTTTCTTCAGTAACTTTTACTTTAGCTTCTTCAGTAGTTTCAGCCTTTTCAATTAAAGCGCTTTCCTTGATTTCTTCAATGTCTTCAGCTGGTTTAATTGATTTAACTACTTTAACAGCACCGTCATCATCTTCAACAATAAGTTTTTTAGCGGTTTCAGATGAAATGAACTCTTTCTGTTCTTTAGTCATAGGGACTTGACGAGGTTTGACTTCACTTTCACCTTGTCTTACGCTATTGATGGTTTCCTTGTGCTCTTTTGTAATAGGTTCTTGGATAGGTTTTACTTTCTCTTCCTTGTTCATTTGTTCTTTGACTCTATCTGGAGTTCTTTGAACTTTTTGAACTGTATCCTCTTGGGATTTTACTTTTCTAACCTTTCTGACCTTGGTCCTAGGAGCTTGTTCGCGGGCTTTTGCAGCCTCTGCCCTTTGTCTTAACAATGCGGCAGTGCCGTTAGCTTGAGTAGTTTCTGCTGTTTCAGCTTTAGCAACTCTTCTAACCTTTCTGGTTCTTTGAGCTCCCCTATTATCACCATCATAATCTACAAATAAATCATTATTGGATGCGTTTTGTAGTGTGTTAGCATAAATTTGTGCTTCGCTTAGGTTTTCATTTCTGTTTTGAGATTCCTTAGGGACTTTTCTAACTCTTCTGCGTCTTTGGACTTTCTGAGGCTTTTTAGAGCCTTCAGCTTTTTGCCTTGAGCTAATCTTCTCATGTGATTCAATGCTGGAATTGTAATCGCTTGAGTTAAGGAATTCCTCTAATCTTTCTTTATCATGATCTTTTTCTTTTTCTCTGTAATATAGTTTCACTATTATTATTGATATTATCCCAATTAGGGCAATAATAACTAGTAAAATTGCTGTAACCTCTTTCATATATGTTCACCGAATTAATCTTTATTTTTTATTAAGTTATACAACAAATAAGTATGAATTTGTTTGGTTTACTATATGCATAATATATAAAATTAGATTATGCTATCTTATAGTATTATAATTATATATTTTTTATTTTATATATACATTGTTTTTTTACGAATTTTTTTTAAAATTTTTATTATTTTTTCCATATTTTTTTATTATTTTTTATTATTTTTGCTTAATTTTTTATATATTCCTTCTAATTGTCTTTATTTATGTTTTCATTAAATATTTTTTACTCTAGATAATTATATTATTTTTATAGCTCATATTGCTAAATGATTAATTCTATTTAAGTCAAATAACTGTCTATTGTCCCTTTGACTATTTTTCTACATCAGTTTTATATAATATATTTAATAAATAATTAATTGTTAGGTGATTTTAATTTTTTAAATTAAATCTCTAAAGCATTTTAAGGTTTAAAATTTAAACATTTAAAGGCTCTAAATTCAACTATCAAAATTATTTAACTTGATTATAATTATTTTTCCAGGTGAAAAAATGGTTAAAATTAATGAAAATTATCTTTTATTGCAAAACAGTTATCTTTTTGTTGAAGTAAACAGACGTGCAGAGAAATATATGGAAGAAAACCCAGATAAGGATGTCATCAAAATGGGAATTGGGGATGTAACCAAACCTTTAACCCCTACAGTAATTAAGGCATTCAAGGATGCTGTTGATGAAATGGCAGATGGAGAAACATTTATGGGTTATGGTCCAGAGCAAGGATATGACTTTTTAGCTGAAGCAATCATTAAAAACGACTTCAACAGATGGGGAGTCGATTTAGACCTTGATGAGGTCTTCATTTCAGACGGTGCCAAATGTGATACCGGTAACATACAAGAGATTTTTGACCTTGACAATGTAATTGCTGTTACTGACCCTGTATATCCTGTTTATGTGGACACAAATGTTATGGCTGGCAGGTCTGGCCTAATAAAGGATGATGGAATGTATGCGAATATCGTATATCTCCCATGCACTGAAGAGAACGACTTTGTACCAGCTCTTCCAGAGGAAGATGTAGACTTGATCTATCTCTGTTTCCCTAACAACCCTACCGGAACCACCTTGACAAAAGATCAATTGGCTAAATTTGTCGAATATGCAAAGGAAAATGACGCTCTCATTCTTTTCGATGCAGCTTATGAAGTATTCATAACAGAAGATGACGTTCCTCACACCATCTATGAGATTGAAGGTGCTAAGGAAGTGGCTATTGAATTTAGAAGCTTTTCAAAAACTGCAGGATTCACTGGTACACGTTGCGCTTACACTGTAGTTCCTAAGGAAATCAAGATAAAGACATCTACTGGAGATGAGCAATCTGTAAATGCTTTATGGAACAGAAGGCAGACCACAAAATTCAATGGAGTATCCTATCCTGTCCAAAAGGCTGCAGAGGCAGTTTACAGTGAAGAAGGACAAAAGGAAATTATGGAAAACATTGAATATTATTTAGAAAATGCCAGAATCATTCGCGAAAGCCTATCTGATATTGGATTGAATGTTTATGGTGGAGTTAACTCTCCTTACATTTGGGTAAAGACCCCTAATGACATGGAATCCTGGGACTTCTTTGACCTTCTTTTAGAAGATGCAAATATTGTTGGAACTCCTGGATCCGGATTTGGTCCAAGCGGTGAAGGTTATTTAAGATTAACTGCATTCAATACTTTAGAAAATACTAAAGAGGCAATGAACAGGATTTCTAAATTGTCTTTCTAATTTAGATTCCCTTATTCTCTTTAATTTTATTTTTTATTAGTTATTTTTATTATATTTCTTATTAGAATTAATTAAGATTCTTAATTCTTATTTAATTCTTATTAGATTTCTATTTATTTCTTTATTAGAATTCTTTTCAATTTATTATATTTTTTAATTTATTATTTTGGTGATACGATGGAAGCTGATTTTAGCCTTGTTAATGAAAATGATGATTTGCAGGATTTATTCTCCAAATACGGAGCTCTTGCTTTGGAAAAACAGGAAAACCTCTCCAAGCTTGTTGGCGATAGCGAGCCTGAATTGGATATTGAAAATGGAATAGTCAAGTTTGGTGATAAGGAGTTTCCTATTCAACTTCTAGGGTTTTTAGATCCTGATGAGGACACTTGGTCATGGGCATGGGACAATGAGGAAATAGGATTCCCTGAAGAGCTCATTGAGGAAGCCAAGGAAGTTAAGGAATTTGGAGAAGATCAGAATATAGTTCAGTTTAAGCAAAGCATGTTTGCTGCAAGCTTTGAGGAAGCCCATATTTTATCCATGACTGTATCTTCAATTTTTGGAGACGACGCATACTGTGGAGTTAATTATGGAAACTTTGTATTCTTTGTAACCATAAAATCTGATGAGATTCCATCATCTGAGGGTCCTGAAGAATTCTCCAACATTTTCAATGAATTCCATCGCAGATTTGAAGTAAATCATTTAAAGGCTTTGGAATCCTATGCAATGCTTAAGGGTTATGAATACAAATACAGAGATGACTTTGCTCTTGTTAAGATTGGAGACAATAGGGTAGTTGTAGGATTAACCGAAAGAAAAAATGTTCAAAGCATTAAGTTTATTCTAGCTTAAATCGGATTCTTTAGATTAATTGGGATAATTTACTGTATTTTAGTTAATCGAATTTATATTATTCTTAAAAGGGTTCATTTTTTAATTTTCTGGCTGTGATCTTATGGATAGTGAATTAATTGAAGAAATAAGCTTTGAAATTCAATTATTGCTTAAGATGGGCTTCTATAATGATGAAGAGATTTTAGAAATAATTGATGATGAATTTATTGAAGAGGACATTCCAAAGGAAAAGCTTTTAGAAATATTCTCAAATGTTAAAGAGAACTTCGATTGTCCAAAAAGCGATTCAGAAGACTTTTTGAATCTGAAAGAGGCTTTTTTAAACTTGTCTAAAAATCATAATATATTAACTATTCATAATGCCGGATACGATATTGAAGAGGGAATCCAAGACTCATTTGAACTATTCACCCATCTTAGAAACAATAAATATGAAGTGGAAGGATTCTGCTTCTATAGCTTTGAGGATATTGAAATTGCAATTGAAGAAAACAGCCTTTTAATAGCCTTTGGCGATTTTGAATTTGATGAAGATAAAGGCCTAAAGATAGCTAAGACAGTTAAAGATGAGCTAGTTTCCAAGGGATTCAATATAAATTGGGATGAAAGCATTGATGAGAGAATTGAAATAGTGGATTTCAATTGGCAAAAGGCTTATGAAGATAGGGATTATTCCATGGATGGAGCTTTAAGTGATTATATTGAATTAAATAACTTAGAAGATTAAGTGTTTTTGTAAACTTAGAAGATTAAGTGTTTTTGTAAACTTAGAAGATTAAGTGTTTCCGTTCAATTAATAGGTTTAAACTTTTTTTTATTCAATTTAACAATTTTAACTTTGTTGGGGATTAAATGAACGCTCGTTCTTTTGAAATCATTGAAGAGGCCATTTCAAATGGAGTTTGGACATGGCTTGAGTTGGATTGCTATTCAAATTCACTCTATTTAGAGTTTGAAAGGCTTCAATTATTGTCTAAATCCATTGTAAATCCATTTAAGCCTGTTCAAGAATCTACTTATAACGATTATAGGGGAGAATTGGCTATTCGATTTGGCACAAACATTTATTTGGCTATTCTTTATGATGATGAGGATTCTTTTGACTTTTTAGACCTTGAAGAGGATATTTTAAATTCCTTCTTAAATTCAGATGCCAAATTAAGCGATAATGATTCCTATTTCTATAGGCAGTTTAAAAAGGAAATAAGAGGATTCAAGTTTCAGGATGAGGATTATTCAAGTAATCTCACTAAAAAATATAAAAAAGAGATAGTTTTAGCCCAGCTTCCCAATAAAAAAGATAGTTATGACTTTTTATTGTCATTTGAATTAGACAACTTTGCAATAATCGTTAAGGGAGACATTATTTCATGCTTTAATGATTTCGAATCCTTAAGTGATGGCGATATAAAGAGAGCTTCCAACGATTGGATCTTGTATTATTTGGATTATTGGATAAAAAAAGGAACTGAAGAGGAGTATGATGAAGATTTCCTTTGTGAAAATATTTCATTTGACTGATAATTTATTTTTTAGATTATTTTCATTTTCAATCAATTCAATCAATTTTATTAATTTTATTTTATAATGTCAAACTTTTATTATGGTGTATTTATGAATCAATTAAGACCAGGATATAACTTTTTAGCCACTCATGAACTGTTTTTTGATGAGATTCCTCATCAAAGGGCCATTCATTTGGCAAACTATGAATTCTTTTGGAACATCCTAGATGAGCTTGGGCCATTTGGAACAGAAGAGTCATATCTTGCCTTTTGCGAACTATGCGATTGGCTAATAGATAATCCCAATACGCCCATAATAGAATGTTTTAGATGGATATTGTCCTCTTGGGACATTGAACTTGAGGATTTTGACGATAAGGTTATTGAAAACGAGAATATCCTAAAGATAATCTATGACTTGGATTTCTATGAGGATTTGATGATGCTGGACTTTACCATCATAAGCACAGGGTTCGGTCAGCTTATTCTTCAAGGAAAAATCGATGCTGATGTAAAGAACATTATTCAATTGTCCCTTCTGCGTCAGATGAACTCTCATGTACTGGATGAGTATTTGGGAAGTAATATGCAGTATAAATACGAAAGATATTTGTATCTTCAAAAGCTTTTGGACATTTTGGAAGAGGCTTAGGCATTTTAGGAGAGGCTTAAACATTTTAGGAGAGGCTTAGACATTTTTTGGTCAATATGTAGAGGTTCGTTTTTTTAACTTATTCTAAGAGAAATTTTAAAAATCACATAATTTTTTTTATTCATTTTGAATAAATTTATAAAAACTGCATATTTTTACATCAAAAACAATTTTTATGTTTAATTTTTAGGATAATATTTATAAATATTAAAAAATAAAATATATATGGTCAATGTTATGAATCTTTATTGACTTTTCATTAAGACTAAAAAAATAGATATTTTAATGTTCTTAACTATTTTAATTATTAAAAATCAATTATATTTAATTTCAATTGAAAAATTATTATTTTTTAAACTTTTCAAATTTTGTGCTTTCAATTGAAAAATTATTATTTTTATTAAATAGACTAATTAAATTCAGATAAAAATCATTATTTATCTGCAAAACTAAATTTATTGATTAATATATAAAAGGAGATTTTAGATGACTTGTAGTATATTAGTTGGAGGAGCTTGGGGAGATGAAGGCAAAGGAAAATGCATTACTTACCTTTGCGATACAGACAAACCGGATATAGTTGCTCGTGCAGGTGTAGGTCCTAATGCTGGACATTCAGTGGAATTCAATGGAGAAAAATATGGATTAAGACTTGTTCCATCTGGTTTTGTTCAAACTGAAGCCCAATTGCTTATTGGCGCTGGAGTATTAGTTGACCCTGAAGTGCTTTTCCATGAATTTGACTATTTAAGCAAATACAATGTGAGGGAGAGAACTTTAGTGGACCCTAGATGTTCAATCATCGAACCTGAACACAAAGAGAGGGATCAAGCTTCAGAGCACTTGGCTAAAAAGATAGGAAGCACAGGATCCGGTTGCGGACCTGCCAATTCAGATAGGGTTTTAAGAACTGCTAAAATGGCTAAGGAGATTCCAGAGCTTGCAGACTATTTGACTGACGTTTCTTTAGCAGTCAATGACGCTTTAAATGATGGTCAAGACGTATTCATAGAAGGCTCTCAAGGATTTGCCCTTTCATTATACTATGGAACCTATCCTTTTGTTACAAGTAAGGACACCACAGCAAGCAGCTTTGCAGCTGATGTTGGGGTAGGCCCTACTAAGGTGGATGAGGTCATCAATGTATTCAAGTCCTATATTTCCCGTGTTGGAGAAGGTCCTTTCCCAACTGAAATGAGTCAAGAGGAAGCTGAAAGCAAAGGCCTTGAAGAGTATGGTGTAGTAACTGGAAGGAGAAGAAGAATCGGTTACTTTGATATGGAGCTTGCAAAAGAGTCATGCAGAATAAATGGGGCTACTCAAATTGCTTTAACCTGTGTTGACAAGTTATATGACTGTGCACGTGTTAGGGACTATGCTGAATTGTCTCAAGAAACTAAAGACTTCATTTCAGAAATCGAGCAAGAGACTGGCGTTCCTGTAACTATTATTTCTACTGGACCAGACTTGCAAGACACTATTGATTTAAGAAAAGAATTATTATAATTCTTTTTTCTTTTTAAATAGTTTCTTTCTTTTTTTATTTTTAGACTCTTATTTTTTCTTCTTTCATCATTTTTTAGGTGCTTATTTTTCTTTTTTTTATCATTCTATTTTTATATAATAATTTTTCCTAGTTTTTTTTTAAGTGAATTTAGACTCTAATTTTGATATTTTTAGTTATTTTTTATATTTTTACGAAGTATTTGTGATTTAGATAAAAAAGTAAAATAATTATTCTTTTAAAAAAAGATAATTTATTAGTTTTAAAAAAGAGTTTATCTATTTAAAATATAATATTTAAAAGAAGAATTTTGCTTGATTTAGAATTAAAAGTAAAATATCAGTTATATAAAAAATAAAAAGAGTAAAGTTTTTTAAAAAAAGAAAAAAAGGTTTCGACATTTAGTCATTTGCTAAATTGTCGAAGTATCCTTGAATGAATATGACAGGAGTACCTTTGTCTCCAGAACCGCTGGTTAAGTCACAAAGGGAACCAATCAAGTCAGTTAATACTCTTGGAGTGGTTCCTTCGGTAATCATCTGTCCGGTTAGGTTTTCAGCCTTTTGTCTTATCTCTTCCTTAATCGCTTCCTTCAATTCGTCTCCATGCAAGTCAGCGAATTGATTGTCTGAAACATATTTCAATTTGATTTCATTAGGATAGCCTACAAGCCCTGCTGTATGTGCAGGTGAAACCACAGGGTCAGCCAATTCCCAAATCTTTCCGACAGGATCCTTGAATGCTCCGTCACCATAGACCATAACTTCAATCTGTTTGCCGGTAAGTTCAATAAGTCTCTTTTGAACTTCATTGACTAATTTATCTCCTGTTTTTGGGAATAGTTTTAATCTTTCTTCTGTTGCCTTATTGGAACCGAGCAATCCGTATTCTGGGTTGCAACCTGAATCTCCAATAGGTTCAACTAGAATCTCATGCAATCCATATACATTTGCTCCTTTTTCCTTAAGCATTTTTGTGGTTTTCTTTCTTGTATGGATGTCACAGGTCAAGACGTCATTGGTATAGTCAAGAATGGTCTTTACGTCATTTGAAAAGACAAATTCAACTTCACAGTCTTCGCTTTCAATCAATTCCCTATAGAAATCAACCATGTTGATTCCGGTAAATGGATGAATCCAGGAACTGAAGTTCTTTTCGTAGTCCTCTTCAGTGATGACGCTTCCTAAATTGAATTCGCTTTCATCTAAAGCACGTTCGTCTAAAATGCCGTTTCCCACTTCATCTGCAGGGAAAGAGCTTAAAAGGGTAATCTTATCCATTCCTCTTGCAATACCTTTTAGGATTATTGAGAATCTGTTTCTGCTTAGGATAGGATTGGTCACTCCGATTTCTTTAGATGGGAATTTCTTTGCAACATCCTCTGCAACGTCATCCACAGTCACATAGTTTCCTTCGGAAATTGCTACAACAGCTTCTGTTATTGCAACGATGTCCTTGTCTCTAAATTCAAATCCTTCACTTTCTTTTGCTGCCATCAATGAATCTACAACGATAGTTGCTAAATCGTCGTTTTCTTTAATAATAGGTGTTCTTATTCCGCGTACAACTGTACCAACACATCTCATTTTAACTGCTCCTTAAAATCAAAAAACTTTTATTGTGATTATACTCCATAACCTATTAACTTTATATTCATTCAATTATATATATGTTAAGTTTTTCAAGTTTTTCTTTTAGTTTCTCATCAGTTTTTTAAGTTTTTCTTTTAGTTTCTCATCAGTTTTTTTAAGTTTTTCTTTTAGATTCTTATCAGTTTTTCAAGTTTCTCATTGGGTTTTTCTAGAACTTTTCTAAATCCTTTCCATTCGTTCTATTTTAATTCTAATAGTCTCAATTTCTAATGTATCAAATAACTTTCTTAAATCCAGTATTACTTATTTTACAAAAATTATATATATTTTATTAACTATAAATTTAAGCATGAAAGATATTATTAATCCGAATGTAGAAATTCCTGATGAACAGGTAGCTATGGCATTTTTTAGAAGTGTCCGTTGGGTTAATGGGGTCTATTGTCCTAAATGCAAGTCATATAATGTCAATAACAGAGGAAACCAAGGCAGAACTCGTCGATATGTATGCAAAGATTGCGGATCTAATTTCAATGACTTTTCAGGCACAATCTTCCATAAAAGCAAGATACCGCTTAATGTAATGCTTTATATTTTATTCAATTTGGATGAAAAAACCACCACTCAATTGTCTGAAGAGTTAGGCTACAGCAGGCAATGCATCTCAAGAATATCTAAATTATTTAGGGATAAGCTATTGAGCAATCCTGAGTTTTTTGACATTGAAGAATGATTTTTACGATTAATTTTTAAATTTTTTAATGCTTTTCTTGCATCTAAAAAAAATATTTTAACTTTTCTTCGTCTAAAAAAAATTTTTTATAGCTTTTTTTTTTAAAAAAATTACACTAACAATCATACCAAAAAAGTGTCCAATGTTAGCATATTGGTGCATGATTTCTCGTTTTTGTAACTTTAACGGTACATTTATGTAAGCATATCAGTGTCTTAACAATTGTTATACATTCTTAATTAAGCCAATATATTCTTTTTATTCATATTTATTTTAAATAATATCAATTTATTTTTAATATGGCTTAATATTTCTTCGATTTTGTATATTTAAAAGCTTTTAAAGCATTTAATTTGTACTGATTTTAAAAATTTTTAGTTATTTTTTGCACTATTAATCTATCAATCCTTTATTTAATGAAAAACATTATATACTTTGTTTATACAATCTTTATATAGTAATAAGTTTTTAAATTATAAGTTTTATAATCCATAAGAACTAATTCAAAAATACCTTTTTAATTTCCAAAATTAAACCTTTATTTTAATAATTAGTTTTTTTTAAAAAGAATTTATAAAAAACAACTTATTATTTTAAGATTTTTATATAAATGGCTATGTATGATTGGAGTAAAAAAATCTCTTCAATAGGCATAGGCCACATTTTTTGTTAAATAAATTTATATAGAAATTAAAAAAGACAATTTTTTGTTTAATTTTTAAATTAAAGTGATTTTTATGGATAAAAAAACTCTAGCAATTATTGCTATTATCGTTATAGCTCTTGTAGCTGTTGGTGCTTACTTTGCAACCAGCGGTGGATCAAGTGACAATGTAGTAAGAATCGGTCACTTGCCATCAGACCATGACACCGCACTTTTCGTTGCAAAAGAGAAGAAGTTGTTTGAAGATCAAGGTCTCACTGTTGAACTAACTCAATTTAACAATGGTGGAGACTTAATGACTGCTATGGCAAGTGGAGATATTGATATTGGTTATGCAGGTATCACCCCTGTAATGTCTTCCATTTCCCAAGGAGTTCCTGTAAAAGTTGTATCCGGTGCTCAAATTGAAGGAAGCGCTATCGTTGCCAATAAGAACAGCGGCATCACTACCGTTGCAGACTTAAAAGGCAAGACTGTAGCAACCCCTGGTGAAGCAACAATTCAAAACATGCTTTTAACCTCTGCTTTAACACAAGCAGGCGTATCCACTGATTCAGTTGAATTCACAACCATGAAAGCTGCTCAAATGACTGACGCTTTAAAGGCAGGTCAAGTTGACGCAATGATCATTTGGGAGCCATATTCCTCAATTGCAGTTAAGAATGGTGACGGCGTATTGATTGAAAACAGTTCTGAAATCATTCCAGGACACCCATGCTGTTGTGTTGTAGCTAGGGAAGACTTCATCAAGGACCACCGTGACTCATTAGACAAGGTATTGAAAGCTCATGAAGAAGCTACTAAATTCACTAATGAAAACCCTGCAGAAGCGGCTAAGATGTTACCTGAAGAC
Encoded here:
- a CDS encoding AAA family ATPase — translated: MDKKLAVIFIGIQGSGKTSFYKRYFPDFAHVNLDTFKKRSKERKFFNMCIEEGKSFVVDNTNPTKFDRQRYIPTARENGYEIWGYFFNSPLEESMERNNQREGLARIPRVGVLSTYKKLEVPEYDEGFDKLFYVKIKDGQFVVGELEE
- a CDS encoding LL-diaminopimelate aminotransferase, with the translated sequence MVKINENYLLLQNSYLFVEVNRRAEKYMEENPDKDVIKMGIGDVTKPLTPTVIKAFKDAVDEMADGETFMGYGPEQGYDFLAEAIIKNDFNRWGVDLDLDEVFISDGAKCDTGNIQEIFDLDNVIAVTDPVYPVYVDTNVMAGRSGLIKDDGMYANIVYLPCTEENDFVPALPEEDVDLIYLCFPNNPTGTTLTKDQLAKFVEYAKENDALILFDAAYEVFITEDDVPHTIYEIEGAKEVAIEFRSFSKTAGFTGTRCAYTVVPKEIKIKTSTGDEQSVNALWNRRQTTKFNGVSYPVQKAAEAVYSEEGQKEIMENIEYYLENARIIRESLSDIGLNVYGGVNSPYIWVKTPNDMESWDFFDLLLEDANIVGTPGSGFGPSGEGYLRLTAFNTLENTKEAMNRISKLSF
- a CDS encoding DUF6882 domain-containing protein; translation: MEADFSLVNENDDLQDLFSKYGALALEKQENLSKLVGDSEPELDIENGIVKFGDKEFPIQLLGFLDPDEDTWSWAWDNEEIGFPEELIEEAKEVKEFGEDQNIVQFKQSMFAASFEEAHILSMTVSSIFGDDAYCGVNYGNFVFFVTIKSDEIPSSEGPEEFSNIFNEFHRRFEVNHLKALESYAMLKGYEYKYRDDFALVKIGDNRVVVGLTERKNVQSIKFILA
- a CDS encoding DUF6891 domain-containing protein translates to MDSELIEEISFEIQLLLKMGFYNDEEILEIIDDEFIEEDIPKEKLLEIFSNVKENFDCPKSDSEDFLNLKEAFLNLSKNHNILTIHNAGYDIEEGIQDSFELFTHLRNNKYEVEGFCFYSFEDIEIAIEENSLLIAFGDFEFDEDKGLKIAKTVKDELVSKGFNINWDESIDERIEIVDFNWQKAYEDRDYSMDGALSDYIELNNLED
- a CDS encoding adenylosuccinate synthetase — translated: MTCSILVGGAWGDEGKGKCITYLCDTDKPDIVARAGVGPNAGHSVEFNGEKYGLRLVPSGFVQTEAQLLIGAGVLVDPEVLFHEFDYLSKYNVRERTLVDPRCSIIEPEHKERDQASEHLAKKIGSTGSGCGPANSDRVLRTAKMAKEIPELADYLTDVSLAVNDALNDGQDVFIEGSQGFALSLYYGTYPFVTSKDTTASSFAADVGVGPTKVDEVINVFKSYISRVGEGPFPTEMSQEEAESKGLEEYGVVTGRRRRIGYFDMELAKESCRINGATQIALTCVDKLYDCARVRDYAELSQETKDFISEIEQETGVPVTIISTGPDLQDTIDLRKELL
- a CDS encoding coenzyme F420-0:L-glutamate ligase, producing MRCVGTVVRGIRTPIIKENDDLATIVVDSLMAAKESEGFEFRDKDIVAITEAVVAISEGNYVTVDDVAEDVAKKFPSKEIGVTNPILSRNRFSIILKGIARGMDKITLLSSFPADEVGNGILDERALDESEFNLGSVITEEDYEKNFSSWIHPFTGINMVDFYRELIESEDCEVEFVFSNDVKTILDYTNDVLTCDIHTRKKTTKMLKEKGANVYGLHEILVEPIGDSGCNPEYGLLGSNKATEERLKLFPKTGDKLVNEVQKRLIELTGKQIEVMVYGDGAFKDPVGKIWELADPVVSPAHTAGLVGYPNEIKLKYVSDNQFADLHGDELKEAIKEEIRQKAENLTGQMITEGTTPRVLTDLIGSLCDLTSGSGDKGTPVIFIQGYFDNLAND
- a CDS encoding transposase; this encodes MKDIINPNVEIPDEQVAMAFFRSVRWVNGVYCPKCKSYNVNNRGNQGRTRRYVCKDCGSNFNDFSGTIFHKSKIPLNVMLYILFNLDEKTTTQLSEELGYSRQCISRISKLFRDKLLSNPEFFDIEE
- a CDS encoding ABC transporter substrate-binding protein, producing the protein MDKKTLAIIAIIVIALVAVGAYFATSGGSSDNVVRIGHLPSDHDTALFVAKEKKLFEDQGLTVELTQFNNGGDLMTAMASGDIDIGYAGITPVMSSISQGVPVKVVSGAQIEGSAIVANKNSGITTVADLKGKTVATPGEATIQNMLLTSALTQAGVSTDSVEFTTMKAAQMTDALKAGQVDAMIIWEPYSSIAVKNGDGVLIENSSEIIPGHPCCCVVAREDFIKDHRDSLDKVLKAHEEATKFTNENPAEAAKMLPEDIVPDQELQAKVIADTVFISGLDAEYKQKVMDFMALEVQLGLLKQPLTEEQIFADL